A window of Populus trichocarpa isolate Nisqually-1 chromosome 17, P.trichocarpa_v4.1, whole genome shotgun sequence genomic DNA:
tgaactaactagttatCTTTCCTAAAAACTCAacatttaacggttttccccgaaatctaatccataataaaacaactaataaaattgataataattcactaaataacccttaattattcatcaaactaatctgaaaaagctaatattacagctagggactaatctgtaatttatcatattcttaagggtcaaattgcaatttttgtctaattggaggaccaaactgaaatttatcataaatccatgaatatactgaaattctgaccataattagtcctcatttctgtccagatcatctcattatactccaaggaccattctggaattttaccaaatttttagggtcaaattgtaatttttgtcaaattggaggaccaaattgaaagtgttaaattctcttatctatacagtaattctgtccataattcatatgttattctgttcagattctcggaataggctccagggaccaatctgcaaattttccaaagtatggggactaaactgtaattttccaaaattgagggaccaaaccgaaattttatcatcttcaacctccaacccagaatttttaacagaaacctactgttcttgccaaatttctaactcaacattcaccatttacacaattcataactcaaaatcatcacaatcttccataatcaactcattaatcaattacccataacaatcaaccttataacattcaatttaattcatcaattaaacccaaaacacaaattttcaaaaccctaatatttatcaaaaccaaaattaaaagctcaataatacaaatttatacatttaacaacctaaatcttacctttaaacttattcccttcaattcctttctatttcccttctaattccctcttttctcttcttcttctttctcccttctctctcctgccgattctctctcaaatattcagatctcttcttttgtttttttgtttttccttctatttatatatatcatctctttatacaattactacaatacccttatttatttatactccAACTTTTAAGCCTCCAAGgactttattgtattttcctactcatttattcaaaacatcacaCAATTTATGGAAAGTGACAAgtcttttgaattaatattgcATGACCCACACGGACAATGTACATGGCAGGCAGCTCTCTAACCTGTAATGAAAATTAACAAGTACGTTTATCATTTTGGGTTTGAtcaatgaaaattatatattatatataatcttaGCATTTAATTAAAAGgtcatttacttttttttccaacaaattaactaaacatagcgttaaaattattaaaccgtATTGTAAGGCGCCATAAACCATCTCAAAGGCATCAGCGGCCATAGTCTCttagaaattaaatgaaaaatcgttgctataatatatataaacatatatagAGTTTGCAACTAATCTTcctatacacacacacacacacacacacacacacaccgtGCATAACTCATGAAATATTGAGTTTGAGGTCCTTCAAGTTTGATGTGATCAGAACACATGCAAAGAGATACAATTAAGTTAATTCACAACGGGATAGACTTGGACCATAATAGCCATCGACACCACACTGCCATAATTTTGGGTGgctcataaattttattttttcttttgtctttttcttcgTAAAATTTAACGTGTTTTCTTACTATCTCTTCGAGAAAGCAAAAGCCGACCGTTGATTTCCCCATTCTTTATCCTATCCTATATTGTGTACATCATGACATGATGGAAACCGATCATTTATTGCCCAATGGCCACTTAATTGGACTGgcttttttggttgattttttgaCGATGagattttagtaaaatattgaATACGTACGAAAGCTTCTTCCATGGAACTCCTTAACCTTAGGCTTATATATAATTCCAAATCTAACCTAGTTGTATCTCTCTGCAACCGAAAAGCTAGCATAAAAAAGAACGGCAAATGGaaaagatatttgttttagtttgtgtGTTCTTTCTTCGCAGCATCATCTCTTCGCACGCAATTTCTTCTTGCGATGGCCCTTGTAATACCTTGAATGATTGTGATGGCCAGCTTATATGCATCAAAGGCAAATGCAATGATGATCCTGATGTTGGCACCCACATATGCGAAGGAGGAGGCAGCAGCCCTTCTTCTCCACCACCTTCAGGCAATTGCCCTCTCTCAGGAGAACGTTCATGTAAAGAACCATCCTTCCCAGCTAAATATAAATGCTCACCTCCAGTGACATCCACTACGAAAGCTAAATTAACTTTGAACGATTTTAGTGAAGGCGGTGAAGGAGGAGCACCGTCAGAGTGTGATGAGAGGTACCATGCCAAAACTGAGAGAGTGGTTGCGCTATCAACAGGATGGTATGATGGGGGGTCAAGATGTGGGAGGATGATCAAGATTACTGCTAGTAATGGAAAGAGTGTGACTGCTAAGGTTGTGGATGAATGTGATACTTTGCATGGATGTGATAGTGAGCATGGGTTTCTGCCACCATGTGAGAATAATATTGTTGATGGATCAGACGCTGTGTGGGAAGCTTTGGGATTGAATAAGGATCTGGGTATTGTGCCTGTTACGTGGTCCATGGCATAGCTAGCAAAGTTCATCTTAAATGGGCCAATCTTTCTAGCTACTTAGTCAATGATAATAAGACGAATAGAGAAAGATCTATTTGGCTGTTTCCTTTCTGAACAATTCCCCTCCAAAATAAGACTAAAAGTTGTACTCTTTGCATGAAATGATTagtattgaaaaatgaaatcaggattttttttaaaaaaaaattctaattattaaAGTCTAGTCCACATTATGTGACATAATTTAATTTGCAGTGAGACTGGGGGCAAAACTCTCTGAAACAGTGAAAGGGAAGTTGAGATTAGGGGCAAAAACAACTCAACATGCTGGGACGGAGAATGTTTTCAAGCAGGAATTTGGTGTCGGAGAAGGAGAAGAGCTATTAAAGGCATCACAGTGCTATTTATCAACCACAGCTGGTACTATtgagtgttaaaaaataatataaattatatcctgagacctcacctaacagtttaagattttgggttgagatgattttttgacatggtatcagagccttgatgaccaaatgatctcgagttcgaatctcaccatcctcatttatttgataaaaaaattaagcacaacgtaatgtgggcctgtgcaagtttcaagcccaaaagactttcacttgagggggtgtgttagataataatataaatcatatcctgagacctcacctaacagcttaagtttttagattgagatgattctttgacatagGGCTCCACTGATAAGATTGCCTTATGCAGTGAAGGGCCAATTACTATCCCTTCTCCTAATGGACAATTTGTCAGAACACCCTGCAAGGTGATTCAATAATTGGGTTCTGATCAGTTTATGCAAGCAAACAAGACTGTTACAGTGATTCATTTTCACcctaaatgttgaaggatagtAGTGCTATCCACTATCCAACTTCTTGGTCCTCAGatagaaaggggaaaaaatccCTTCAATCTGACAGcatcatgataaaaaaagataatcaattctattctaaaaaaaaatatctctttgATGTGGACACTAACAAAGATCCTTTACATAACaggatcattttctttttcctttttttttttgtaaatcctattgttttgaaaaagcCACAACAGAAGTACAGAAATACTCACATATGACAATTTCCAATTCTGGTTTATGGGGTTCTTGTGTTATAAAAAAGCTATCAGGAATCTACAGCAAGCAATTTCTTAGGCAAATTCTGCCTCTCAAGTAATCTAGTTTCAGACATTTTGTAAGGTGATCTAGAGAAGAAATTTCATCTCTCCCAATCCAAGTCTAAGATTATACCAATATGTAAGTTCTCATTTCAAAATTCATAAGCAAAATACAAGAAACCCAACCTTGTTATTCTGATAAACCATATGGATTCATTGAGAACATTATTAGAGCAGAGCCATGGGCTCTACTTGGAAAAAGAAGGCATACAGGGAAATTGAGACCACTAACATACTAAAACCAAGAACAAGAGCAGCATAAAAAGGGTACTTCTTTTACTACGAAGTAGCTAGCTCTGGCAAGGTTTTGAGCATTCACTCACGAGTATTTCTTCAAAGCTTTCTTGAACTGGACTTTGAAAGGTTGTAATGCATCACTAAGAGACAGTGTTCTAGTCCCATTATCCTCAATATAAATCCCAATATCCCTGCATAAAACTCCACAGTTACAAACTTTAGTAGGACAGAAAACAATCTTGTAGTCATCATCAGCTTTCTCAATCTGGAACCAGTTGGTCACCGTATTAAAACCAGGATTTCCTTCAACCCCACCAGTTGACACAAACCATTGTACCTTCGAGTTCGAAGACTTTGTAATCTTCCATACAGTTGATTGGGGACATGTTGTCTTAGCTAAAAACTTGATGTTAAGATCAGTAGAAACAAGGATCACACCTTTCTTGTCGTCGGCAGCTGGTGTGAAAGTAAGTGGAAGACCCTTTGATACCTCAAGACGGTCTTGGACAACAGCAAGTGGGCAGCTGGTTTTGTTGCTAGCCATTGTAATCCCACCTCCTCTCCCACGGAACACTGGCAAGATATAGTATTCGGTGCCTGCTACAAGCTTTTCACCATCAATGTCCAGCACTGGTTCAGCAGCAGCTATTGACTGCTTTGTGCAGGCAAAGGCAAGGAGGAGTAAGCACAACAATAACATTGGATAATTCATGTTTATCttctattgatatatttttttcttggatgtaAAAATCAATGGAGAGGAGATTCAATTTATCGAGCTAGAATTGGGAAAGGGATGCACCGATAGGTGctagaaataaataattggaTAACTCATGGAGCACATGTATCTTGTCTTGGCTGTAATCATTACTTCCATCATGCCAACTTTATTTGACTTCTTAAAGTATGTGCTATGCCTCAAAACATAGGTGAGAATTCTTCTGTTAACTCGAGCAACTTGACAGCTACATCATTTGGATTGATCGATCAACTTGGATTAATTTTGACTTAATGCTATCGTGCTTCTTATTCTTTATGCCTTATCTGCAACGGAATCACTACAGATCTAAGGTCTCCATGTCTTCAATCTTTATTAAGTTGGCGGAGTGAGCATTTGATTAAGCATTTTAGGCTTTTGTCTAGTTTGGTGTGTTCAAGTCGTAGGTTGTTGTGATCGACGAAAACATGCCCACATACTGCAACCATTCCAATGAACTTCCAAGCTCTCCCCAGTCCAAATCCAGCTCAAGAACAATAAACTTCCCCCTCTCCCCTCTCCCAACTCCAAGatctttatattgttttaaaattcaaaagcaaaATACAAGGTCACATTAGTTTCATTCAAACATCACCATAGCAGAGCCAAGGTCTCCACCCAGAGAAAGAATCACATATCAGAACCCAAAGTGTTTGATTAGACGAATTACAAAC
This region includes:
- the LOC18106688 gene encoding kiwellin-like — protein: MEKIFVLVCVFFLRSIISSHAISSCDGPCNTLNDCDGQLICIKGKCNDDPDVGTHICEGGGSSPSSPPPSGNCPLSGERSCKEPSFPAKYKCSPPVTSTTKAKLTLNDFSEGGEGGAPSECDERYHAKTERVVALSTGWYDGGSRCGRMIKITASNGKSVTAKVVDECDTLHGCDSEHGFLPPCENNIVDGSDAVWEALGLNKDLGIVPVTWSMA
- the LOC18106689 gene encoding kunitz trypsin inhibitor 5, with protein sequence MNYPMLLLCLLLLAFACTKQSIAAAEPVLDIDGEKLVAGTEYYILPVFRGRGGGITMASNKTSCPLAVVQDRLEVSKGLPLTFTPAADDKKGVILVSTDLNIKFLAKTTCPQSTVWKITKSSNSKVQWFVSTGGVEGNPGFNTVTNWFQIEKADDDYKIVFCPTKVCNCGVLCRDIGIYIEDNGTRTLSLSDALQPFKVQFKKALKKYS